A region from the Nocardioides exalbidus genome encodes:
- a CDS encoding type 1 glutamine amidotransferase domain-containing protein — protein MAKRIAFLTASEGVEEVELTKPWQAVVDAGHTAELVSLDEGEVQLFEHLDKSSTQRIDRRVSDVSIGDYDALVLPGGVANPDALRGDEEAVAFIRDFVDSGKPVAAICHAPWTLVEADRVRGKRLASWPSLQTDIRNAGGEWVDEEVVVDGNLITSRNPDDIPAFNHALLAALPTD, from the coding sequence ATGGCCAAGCGCATCGCATTCCTGACCGCATCCGAGGGCGTCGAGGAGGTCGAGCTGACCAAGCCGTGGCAGGCCGTGGTCGACGCCGGCCACACCGCCGAGCTCGTGTCGCTCGACGAGGGCGAGGTCCAGCTCTTCGAGCACCTCGACAAGTCCAGCACCCAGCGCATCGACCGCCGCGTCAGCGACGTCTCGATCGGCGACTACGACGCCCTCGTCCTGCCCGGCGGCGTCGCCAACCCCGACGCCCTGCGGGGCGACGAGGAGGCGGTGGCGTTCATCCGCGACTTCGTCGACTCCGGCAAGCCCGTCGCGGCGATCTGCCACGCACCGTGGACCCTCGTGGAGGCCGACCGGGTCCGGGGCAAGAGGCTCGCCAGCTGGCCGAGCCTGCAGACCGACATCCGCAACGCCGGCGGCGAGTGGGTCGACGAGGAGGTCGTCGTCGACGGCAACCTCATCACCAGCCGCAACCCGGACGACATCCCCGCGTTCAACCACGCCCTACTGGCGGCGCTGCCGACAGACTGA
- the gmd gene encoding GDP-mannose 4,6-dehydratase has translation MPSALITGITGQDGLYLAELLLGKGYDVHGLIRGQNNPRRELVESLVPDVKLHNGDLTDLSSLMRAMRDADPTEVYNLGAISFVAYSWENAFVTSDVTGMGVLNMLEAVRLHAGDDPSRIHFYQASSSEMFGKVQEVPQSESTLLWPRSPYGVSKVYGHYMTINYRESYGMHASSGILFNHESPRRGPEFVTRKISQAVARIHLGLQDDITLGNLDARRDWGFAGDYVEAMWRMLQQDEADDYVIATGETWSIRDYLDLAFQHIGVDDWAHLVKQDPRFMRPAEVELLIGDASKAKDKLGWTPTVSFAELVAMMVDSDIAAFKAGW, from the coding sequence ATGCCCAGCGCACTCATCACCGGAATCACCGGCCAGGACGGCCTCTACCTCGCCGAGCTGCTGCTCGGGAAGGGGTACGACGTCCACGGGCTGATCCGCGGCCAGAACAACCCGCGGCGCGAGCTCGTCGAGAGCCTGGTCCCCGACGTCAAGCTCCACAACGGCGACCTGACCGACCTCTCGAGCCTGATGCGCGCGATGCGCGACGCCGACCCGACCGAGGTCTACAACCTCGGCGCGATCTCCTTCGTCGCCTACTCCTGGGAGAACGCCTTCGTCACCAGCGACGTCACCGGGATGGGCGTGCTCAACATGCTGGAGGCCGTCCGCCTCCACGCCGGCGACGACCCGTCGCGGATCCACTTCTACCAGGCCTCGAGCTCGGAGATGTTCGGCAAGGTGCAGGAGGTGCCCCAGTCGGAGAGCACCCTGCTCTGGCCGCGCTCGCCCTACGGCGTGAGCAAGGTCTACGGCCACTACATGACGATCAACTACCGCGAGTCCTACGGCATGCACGCCTCGTCGGGGATCCTCTTCAACCACGAGTCCCCGCGCCGCGGGCCGGAGTTCGTGACCCGCAAGATCAGCCAGGCCGTCGCCCGGATCCACCTCGGGCTGCAGGACGACATCACCCTCGGCAACCTCGACGCGCGTCGCGACTGGGGCTTCGCCGGCGACTACGTCGAGGCGATGTGGCGGATGCTCCAGCAGGACGAGGCCGACGACTACGTCATCGCCACCGGCGAGACCTGGTCGATCCGCGACTACCTCGACCTCGCCTTCCAGCACATCGGCGTCGACGACTGGGCGCACCTGGTCAAGCAGGACCCGCGGTTCATGCGCCCGGCCGAGGTCGAGCTGCTCATCGGCGACGCCTCCAAGGCGAAGGACAAGCTCGGCTGGACGCCCACCGTGTCGTTCGCCGAGCTCGTCGCGATGATGGTCGACAGCGACATCGCCGCCTTCAAGGCCGGCTGGTGA
- a CDS encoding dihydrofolate reductase family protein — protein sequence MTGHLEIQRLADLSDDELVAAYAPRSGPWLRVNFVSTVDGAATGSDGLSKSINDDADGRVFDALRSRADCLVVAAGTLRDEGYDVPRLPLVVVTRSGDVPPKLRDAPPGRILMATVATADGLAEARHVLGEGNVMVLGEEEIDLAALKAQLADRGWDEQLCEGGPSLFADLLAAGVVDELCWTVVPRLLGGDGPRIATGADVDVALRPVLLLEQDGTLLGRWLVE from the coding sequence GTGACCGGACACCTCGAGATCCAGCGCCTGGCCGACCTGTCCGACGACGAGCTCGTCGCGGCCTACGCCCCGCGCAGCGGGCCCTGGCTGCGGGTGAACTTCGTCAGCACCGTGGACGGTGCGGCCACCGGCTCCGACGGGCTCAGCAAGAGCATCAACGACGACGCGGACGGCCGGGTCTTCGACGCCCTGCGGTCGCGTGCGGACTGCCTCGTGGTCGCGGCCGGCACGCTCCGTGACGAGGGGTACGACGTCCCGCGGCTGCCGCTCGTCGTCGTGACCCGCTCGGGTGACGTCCCGCCCAAGCTCCGGGACGCGCCGCCCGGTCGCATCCTGATGGCGACGGTGGCGACGGCCGACGGGTTGGCCGAGGCAAGGCACGTCCTCGGCGAGGGCAACGTCATGGTCCTGGGCGAGGAGGAGATCGACCTGGCCGCCCTCAAGGCGCAGCTCGCCGACCGCGGCTGGGACGAGCAGCTGTGCGAGGGCGGGCCTTCGCTGTTCGCGGACCTGCTGGCGGCCGGGGTCGTCGACGAGCTGTGCTGGACGGTCGTGCCGCGGCTGCTCGGGGGCGACGGTCCGCGGATCGCCACCGGTGCCGATGTCGACGTCGCCCTGCGCCCCGTCCTGCTGCTCGAGCAGGACGGGACGCTCCTGGGTCGCTGGCTGGTGGAGTAG
- the npdG gene encoding NADPH-dependent F420 reductase yields the protein MSDTDQAPALSDLTIAVLGGTGPQGRGLARRFAGAGLDVVLGSRDASRAAETAQTLSAVGKVRGASNAEAAAAGDIVLVVVPWDGHAELLASLVDVLAGKVVVDCVNPLGFDKQGAYALPVEEGSATQQAAAILTESRVVGAFHNVSAVLLEDPEVERIDTDVLVLGDDREATDLVQSLADVVPGMRGMYGGRLRNAHQVEALTANLIAINRRYKAHAGVRVTDV from the coding sequence GTGAGCGACACCGACCAGGCCCCCGCGCTGTCCGACCTGACCATCGCCGTCCTCGGCGGCACCGGGCCCCAGGGCCGCGGGCTCGCACGGCGCTTCGCCGGCGCCGGCCTCGACGTCGTGCTCGGGTCGCGCGACGCCTCCCGCGCCGCCGAGACGGCGCAGACGCTGTCCGCGGTCGGGAAGGTGCGCGGGGCGAGCAACGCCGAGGCGGCAGCGGCCGGAGACATCGTGCTGGTCGTGGTGCCGTGGGACGGCCACGCGGAGCTGCTCGCGTCGCTGGTCGACGTGCTGGCCGGCAAGGTCGTCGTCGACTGCGTCAACCCGCTCGGCTTCGACAAGCAGGGCGCCTACGCGCTCCCCGTCGAGGAGGGCTCAGCGACCCAGCAGGCCGCCGCGATCCTGACGGAGTCGCGGGTGGTCGGCGCCTTCCACAACGTCAGCGCGGTGCTGCTCGAGGATCCCGAGGTCGAGCGGATCGACACCGACGTGCTGGTGCTCGGCGACGACCGCGAGGCGACCGACCTCGTGCAGTCGCTCGCGGACGTGGTGCCCGGGATGCGCGGGATGTACGGCGGCCGGCTCCGCAACGCGCACCAGGTCGAGGCGCTGACCGCCAACCTGATCGCGATCAACCGCCGCTACAAGGCGCACGCCGGGGTGCGCGTCACCGACGTCTGA
- a CDS encoding N-acetylmuramoyl-L-alanine amidase family protein: MRRLVAVVLGVVLPLAAGAVPGAARADHGPPERRHAGAPASTRVSESVPVGARPLEGKVIVIDPGHQLGNQHFPEQINRQVPAGGFTKPCNTMGTATDGGYPEATFTWQVSRVLAERLRKQGATVRLTRHSNRQDRWGPCVDVRGRAGNAIGADLKLSIHGDGSYAAGARGFHVIAPADRAPWTDDIFATSQRLARAVKAGLLGRDFVVATYVAGGDGLDVRSDLGTLNLSDVPTVMVELGNMRNPAEARVMTSARGRERYARGLVAGVREFLD, from the coding sequence ATGCGCCGCCTCGTCGCGGTCGTCCTCGGGGTCGTGCTCCCGCTGGCGGCGGGCGCCGTCCCCGGCGCTGCTCGGGCGGACCACGGGCCGCCCGAGCGACGGCATGCCGGTGCCCCGGCGTCCACGAGGGTGTCCGAGTCCGTCCCGGTCGGTGCCCGGCCGCTCGAGGGGAAGGTGATCGTGATCGACCCCGGCCACCAGCTCGGCAACCAGCACTTCCCCGAGCAGATCAACCGGCAGGTGCCGGCCGGCGGCTTCACGAAGCCGTGCAACACGATGGGCACGGCGACCGACGGCGGCTACCCGGAGGCCACCTTCACCTGGCAGGTCTCCCGCGTCCTCGCCGAGCGGCTGCGCAAGCAGGGCGCCACCGTCAGGCTCACCCGCCACAGCAACCGCCAGGACCGCTGGGGCCCGTGCGTCGACGTCCGCGGGCGGGCCGGCAACGCCATCGGCGCCGACCTGAAGCTGTCGATCCACGGTGACGGCTCCTACGCCGCAGGCGCCCGCGGGTTCCACGTCATCGCCCCGGCCGACCGCGCGCCGTGGACCGACGACATCTTCGCGACCTCGCAGCGCCTCGCCCGGGCGGTGAAGGCAGGCCTGCTGGGGCGTGACTTCGTCGTCGCCACTTACGTCGCCGGCGGCGACGGCCTCGACGTCCGCTCGGACCTCGGCACCCTCAACCTCAGCGACGTACCCACCGTGATGGTCGAGCTCGGCAACATGCGCAATCCCGCCGAGGCCCGCGTGATGACGTCGGCGCGGGGACGCGAGCGTTACGCCCGCGGCCTCGTCGCCGGGGTGCGGGAGTTCCTCGACTGA
- a CDS encoding alpha/beta hydrolase translates to MTTIEVPASVPAQIKKPEGDPGGVDALATTLYTAAGRYEEFADRSKELQTLGSWTGSAYDAYKVASGKASGEHAAMGTTVRRVGRGVTSFADTLRDLLREHEDLVERKRTLDDRRNALIAEINAAAGATEADIAAFRQRAAELRSGYAELVRADDDLQRRVRDNETLLRQVFQAADTLAESTSADGGIPPLAEAAINRPGAPGSGATPEQTKAWWDGLTEAEREAVIAAYSDRIGQGNGLPADARDQANRVLLDDDLARLASKQADGTISEAEQKVLANAVQARDSLGNADAYTDPLDPSIRPGGQLWLYDPGAYDGDGRVAIAVGDLDTAQDVAVFTPGINTDMSGTTGYTDKMMNLYESTRYNGDGSSVAAMYWLGYDAPHGPTDLATFTEGRAEDGGRQLSEAIDGLRASRPDDPAHLTAIGHSYGSTTTAYATHNNGSVDDVVLIGSPGAGPADTASELGQGNVYVGRDSRDFVAVLGDEGWIGKFGLGLGTDPSSKDFEATRFAAEDVDRSWIRNTGDAHSSYLDNDSESLYNIGRVVDGHGGDVNVVDQSYDPWWGPPQDPEWDREPTADQPGRSDTTARR, encoded by the coding sequence ATGACGACCATCGAGGTCCCGGCGTCGGTGCCGGCACAGATCAAGAAGCCCGAGGGCGACCCGGGCGGCGTGGACGCCCTCGCCACCACGCTCTACACGGCGGCCGGACGCTACGAGGAGTTCGCCGACCGCTCGAAGGAGCTGCAGACCCTCGGCAGCTGGACCGGCAGCGCCTACGACGCCTACAAGGTGGCGTCCGGGAAGGCGTCCGGCGAGCACGCCGCCATGGGCACGACCGTGCGGCGCGTCGGGCGCGGCGTCACCTCGTTCGCCGACACCCTGCGCGACCTGCTCCGCGAGCACGAGGACCTCGTCGAGCGCAAGCGCACCCTGGACGACCGGCGCAACGCCCTCATCGCCGAGATCAACGCGGCCGCGGGCGCCACCGAGGCCGACATCGCGGCGTTCCGCCAGCGGGCCGCCGAGCTGCGCAGCGGGTACGCCGAGCTCGTCCGCGCCGACGACGACCTGCAGCGCCGCGTGCGCGACAACGAGACCCTGCTGCGCCAGGTCTTCCAGGCCGCCGACACGCTGGCCGAGTCGACCTCGGCCGACGGTGGCATCCCGCCGCTCGCCGAGGCGGCGATCAACCGTCCGGGCGCGCCCGGGAGCGGTGCCACGCCGGAGCAGACCAAGGCGTGGTGGGACGGCCTCACCGAGGCCGAGCGGGAGGCCGTGATCGCGGCCTACTCCGACCGCATCGGCCAGGGCAACGGCCTGCCGGCCGACGCCCGCGACCAGGCCAACCGGGTGCTGCTCGACGACGACCTCGCCCGCCTCGCCTCCAAGCAGGCCGACGGCACGATCTCAGAGGCCGAGCAGAAGGTGCTCGCCAACGCCGTGCAGGCGCGCGACTCCCTCGGCAACGCCGATGCCTACACCGATCCGCTCGACCCGAGCATCCGCCCGGGCGGCCAGCTCTGGCTCTACGACCCGGGGGCCTACGACGGCGACGGCCGCGTCGCGATCGCGGTGGGCGACCTCGACACCGCGCAGGACGTCGCCGTGTTCACCCCGGGCATCAACACGGACATGTCGGGCACCACCGGCTACACCGACAAGATGATGAACCTCTACGAGTCGACCCGCTACAACGGTGACGGCTCCAGCGTCGCCGCGATGTACTGGCTCGGCTACGACGCGCCGCACGGGCCGACCGACCTGGCCACCTTCACCGAGGGTCGCGCCGAGGACGGCGGGCGCCAGCTCTCCGAGGCGATCGACGGGCTGCGGGCCTCGCGCCCGGACGACCCCGCCCACCTCACGGCGATCGGCCACAGCTACGGCTCGACCACGACGGCGTACGCCACGCACAACAACGGCTCCGTCGACGACGTGGTGCTCATCGGCAGCCCGGGTGCGGGCCCGGCCGACACGGCCTCCGAGCTGGGACAGGGCAACGTCTACGTCGGTCGCGACAGCCGTGACTTCGTGGCGGTGCTCGGCGACGAGGGATGGATCGGGAAGTTCGGCCTCGGGCTCGGCACCGACCCGTCGTCGAAGGACTTCGAGGCGACCCGGTTCGCCGCCGAGGACGTCGACCGCAGCTGGATCCGCAACACCGGCGACGCCCACAGCTCCTACCTCGACAACGACTCCGAGTCGCTCTACAACATCGGCCGGGTCGTCGACGGCCACGGCGGCGACGTCAACGTCGTCGACCAGAGCTACGACCCGTGGTGGGGTCCGCCGCAGGACCCCGAGTGGGATCGCGAGCCGACGGCTGACCAGCCCGGGCGCTCGGACACGACCGCACGCCGGTGA
- a CDS encoding GDP-mannose 4,6-dehydratase, whose amino-acid sequence MTARAFITGIGGQDGTYLAERLVAEGYDVHALVLTSDGHPDHCPEAVVLHRGDLTDVESTRRLVLDLAPTEIYNLAAISSVAQSWDEPDATALVNGHAAVGLMETAHRLGDVRLVQASSAEIFGEPAESPQDEDTPVAPVNPYGAAKAFAHLSARVFRQRDLHVSSAILYNHESPRRHQRFVTRKITSTVAAIARGEADELVLGNLEARRDWGWAPDYVDAMVRAARADQPSDYVVATGRAHSVRDFVAAAFAAAGITDWEGLVRQDEAFFRPADPTELVGDTSRAREELGWAPTVRFEELVARMVTADLS is encoded by the coding sequence GTGACCGCCCGGGCCTTCATCACCGGCATCGGCGGCCAGGACGGCACCTACCTCGCGGAGCGCCTCGTCGCCGAGGGGTACGACGTCCACGCGCTCGTCCTCACCTCCGACGGCCACCCGGACCACTGCCCCGAGGCGGTCGTGCTGCACCGCGGCGACCTCACCGACGTGGAGTCGACCCGGCGCCTCGTGCTCGACCTCGCGCCGACCGAGATCTACAACCTCGCCGCGATCAGCTCGGTCGCCCAGTCGTGGGACGAGCCGGACGCCACGGCGCTGGTCAACGGCCACGCCGCCGTCGGGCTGATGGAGACCGCGCACCGGCTCGGCGACGTACGCCTCGTGCAGGCCTCCAGCGCCGAGATCTTCGGCGAACCGGCCGAGTCTCCCCAGGACGAGGACACCCCGGTCGCCCCGGTGAACCCCTACGGCGCCGCCAAGGCGTTCGCCCACCTGTCGGCGCGGGTCTTCCGGCAGCGCGACCTCCACGTCTCCAGCGCGATCCTCTACAACCACGAGTCGCCGCGGCGCCACCAGCGCTTCGTGACCCGCAAGATCACCTCGACGGTGGCTGCCATCGCGAGGGGTGAGGCCGACGAGCTCGTGCTCGGCAACCTCGAGGCACGGCGCGACTGGGGATGGGCGCCCGACTACGTCGACGCGATGGTCCGGGCCGCGCGGGCCGACCAGCCGTCCGACTACGTCGTCGCGACCGGCCGCGCCCACTCCGTGCGCGACTTCGTCGCCGCCGCCTTCGCCGCTGCCGGCATCACCGACTGGGAGGGGCTCGTCCGCCAGGACGAGGCCTTCTTCCGCCCCGCCGACCCCACCGAGCTCGTCGGCGACACGAGCCGCGCCCGTGAGGAGCTCGGCTGGGCGCCCACGGTCCGCTTCGAGGAGCTCGTGGCACGGATGGTCACCGCCGACCTCTCGTAG
- a CDS encoding dihydropteroate synthase: MITLADLAALQNAHGDDWASPVAPVVIDGPHGSVTIGDGAVTLMGCVNLSRDSSYKESVATSPDDAVRMGRIQAAQGAQIIDLGAESSNSGTLRVSPEDQIAMLVPAVKGLVQDAVVSVETYEPAVVRACLDAGARVLNMTGRQHEEEMLTLAAEYDAAVVMCFGETANVREVADVPPDADPMPVLVDHFTPRLARARELGVDKVVVDPGMGFVYGNLMDPMTRSRHQTRVLTQTFRLRPLGVPVCNVVPHTYEIFGDEFRKAEGFYAMFAALGGTHLLRIHEVSHLRVVLRGLEMLEVR, translated from the coding sequence GTGATCACCCTTGCGGACCTGGCCGCGCTCCAGAACGCCCACGGCGACGACTGGGCCAGCCCCGTCGCCCCGGTGGTCATCGACGGACCGCACGGGTCGGTCACGATCGGTGACGGCGCGGTGACGCTGATGGGCTGCGTCAACCTCTCCCGCGACTCGAGCTACAAGGAGAGCGTCGCGACCAGCCCGGACGACGCCGTCCGGATGGGCCGGATCCAGGCGGCCCAGGGGGCGCAGATCATCGACCTCGGCGCGGAGTCGAGCAACTCCGGCACCCTCCGGGTCTCGCCCGAGGACCAGATCGCCATGCTCGTGCCCGCCGTGAAGGGCCTCGTCCAGGACGCGGTCGTCTCGGTCGAGACCTACGAGCCGGCCGTCGTCCGCGCCTGCCTCGACGCCGGCGCGCGGGTCCTCAACATGACCGGGCGCCAGCACGAGGAGGAGATGCTCACCCTCGCCGCGGAGTACGACGCCGCCGTCGTCATGTGCTTCGGCGAGACCGCCAACGTCCGCGAGGTCGCCGACGTCCCGCCCGACGCCGACCCGATGCCGGTCCTCGTCGACCACTTCACCCCGCGCCTGGCCCGAGCCCGCGAGCTCGGCGTCGACAAGGTCGTCGTGGACCCCGGCATGGGCTTCGTCTACGGCAACCTGATGGACCCGATGACGCGCTCGCGCCACCAGACGCGGGTCCTCACCCAGACGTTCCGCCTCCGCCCCCTCGGCGTGCCCGTCTGCAACGTGGTCCCCCACACCTACGAGATCTTCGGTGACGAGTTCCGCAAGGCCGAGGGCTTCTACGCCATGTTCGCCGCCCTCGGCGGCACCCACCTCCTGCGCATCCACGAGGTCTCCCACCTCCGAGTGGTCCTCCGCGGCCTGGAGATGCTCGAGGTCCGCTGA
- the galE gene encoding UDP-glucose 4-epimerase GalE — translation MKILVSGGAGYIGSHTVIQLIAAGHDVVIVDNFANSHPTVLGRLEALTGTRIVAHSFDLTDHDKTEHLFATEDFDGVIHFAGHKAVGESVEKPLDYYENNLGSTFSLVRAMQRYDVDKLVFSSSATVYGEDQAAATEDRRTYATNPYGWTKVMQEQILRDVAVAAPQMRFALLRYFNPVGAHPSGTIGEDPSGIPNNLVPFIAQVAVGKRDRLMVFGDDYDTVDGTGVRDYIHVEDLAAGHIAALEALSTSDVAVHTWNLGSGKGTSVLEMLRAFEKVVGRELPYEVVARRPGDIATSYADPSKANAELGWSTKKTIDDMCEDVWRWQSQNPQGFSG, via the coding sequence ATGAAGATCCTCGTCAGTGGCGGTGCCGGCTACATCGGCTCGCACACCGTCATCCAGCTCATCGCCGCCGGCCACGACGTGGTGATCGTCGACAACTTCGCCAACTCCCACCCGACGGTGCTGGGCAGGCTGGAGGCGCTCACCGGGACGCGCATCGTGGCGCACTCCTTCGACCTCACCGACCACGACAAGACCGAGCACCTCTTCGCCACCGAGGACTTCGACGGGGTCATCCACTTCGCCGGCCACAAGGCCGTCGGCGAGAGCGTGGAGAAGCCGCTCGACTACTACGAGAACAACCTCGGCTCGACCTTCTCCCTCGTTCGCGCGATGCAGCGCTACGACGTCGACAAGCTGGTCTTCTCGTCCAGTGCCACGGTCTACGGCGAGGACCAGGCCGCCGCGACCGAGGACCGCCGGACCTACGCCACCAACCCCTACGGCTGGACCAAGGTGATGCAGGAGCAGATCCTGCGCGACGTCGCCGTGGCCGCGCCGCAGATGCGCTTCGCGCTGTTGCGCTACTTCAACCCGGTCGGCGCGCACCCCTCCGGCACGATCGGCGAGGACCCGTCCGGCATCCCGAACAACCTGGTGCCCTTCATCGCCCAGGTCGCGGTCGGCAAGCGCGACCGGCTGATGGTCTTCGGTGACGACTACGACACCGTCGACGGCACCGGCGTGCGCGACTACATCCACGTCGAGGACCTCGCCGCCGGGCACATCGCCGCCCTCGAGGCGCTGTCGACGTCGGACGTCGCCGTGCACACCTGGAACCTCGGCTCCGGGAAGGGCACCTCGGTGCTCGAGATGCTCCGGGCCTTCGAGAAGGTCGTGGGTCGCGAGCTCCCCTACGAGGTCGTCGCCCGCCGCCCCGGCGACATCGCGACGTCCTACGCCGACCCGTCCAAGGCCAACGCCGAGCTCGGCTGGAGCACGAAGAAGACGATCGACGACATGTGCGAGGACGTCTGGCGCTGGCAGTCCCAGAACCCCCAGGGCTTCTCGGGCTGA
- a CDS encoding adenylyl cyclase, producing MPRQPRRRTPLRAVVTALVLGVVGLAPIASAPSAVAGRDHHPPAHPPSQGPVDLGPRTIVFDDSMPVAEIQAKADEIYAQQVDAEMSSERWALLFRPGTYGTDAEPLQIKVGYYTEVAGLGASPSDTVVNGKVEVYNRCLTDGPTTPYCVALNNFWRSLSNLTIQVNGAGQDGCRTTANFWATSQAASLRRVDIRGGDLSLMDYCTAGPQFASGGYLADSRAGTVINGSQQQWLTRNSEVGAWSNGVWNQVFAGTTGAPSEASFPTETYTTLDRTPLSREKPFLYVDQAGAWRVRVPDARTDSVGPDWTTGRAAGRDLPLSAFHVASPEQSAKEIAKALARGKNLLLTPGVYDVDRSLVIRRSDTVVLGLGHATLTATRGATPVVVDSHARGVVVAGVTIDAGTGLSRNLMRIEGGRGHGHGHWRKGRTTTPSTTLNDVYFRVGGPHVGKVDTALVVDADDVLIDHIWVWRADHGVEGFTAGVAGDTDRWNTNTGRVGVVVDGDRVRATGLFVEHFQQDNTVWNGEDGHVVLYQNELPYDPPSQADWTQPDGTLGWPGYRVTDRVTRHQLFGGGVYVFNRNDPSITTENGFEVPERDGVRLHHVMTVNLDAGSIEHVVNGVGDRVDSTRSGTPSFVVDYPAVG from the coding sequence ATGCCACGCCAGCCACGTCGCCGTACTCCCCTGCGAGCCGTCGTCACGGCCCTGGTCCTCGGGGTGGTCGGCCTCGCGCCGATCGCCTCGGCCCCCAGCGCCGTCGCCGGTCGCGACCACCACCCGCCGGCTCACCCGCCGTCGCAGGGCCCGGTCGACCTCGGCCCCCGCACGATCGTCTTCGACGACTCGATGCCGGTCGCCGAGATCCAGGCGAAGGCCGACGAGATCTACGCCCAGCAGGTCGACGCGGAGATGTCGTCCGAGCGGTGGGCGCTGCTGTTCCGGCCCGGCACCTACGGCACCGACGCCGAGCCGCTCCAGATCAAGGTCGGCTACTACACCGAGGTCGCCGGGCTCGGCGCGTCGCCGTCCGACACCGTGGTCAACGGCAAGGTCGAGGTCTACAACCGCTGCCTCACCGACGGGCCGACCACGCCCTACTGCGTCGCGCTCAACAACTTCTGGCGCTCGCTGTCCAACCTCACCATCCAGGTCAACGGCGCCGGCCAGGACGGCTGCCGCACGACGGCGAACTTCTGGGCCACGTCCCAGGCCGCGTCGCTGCGCCGGGTCGACATCCGCGGCGGCGACCTCTCGCTGATGGACTACTGCACCGCTGGGCCGCAGTTCGCCTCGGGCGGCTACCTCGCCGACTCGCGTGCGGGCACCGTCATCAACGGCTCGCAGCAGCAGTGGCTGACCCGCAACAGCGAGGTCGGCGCGTGGTCCAACGGCGTGTGGAACCAGGTCTTCGCCGGCACGACCGGCGCCCCGTCCGAGGCGAGCTTCCCGACCGAGACCTACACGACACTCGACCGCACGCCGCTGAGCCGGGAGAAGCCGTTCCTGTACGTCGACCAGGCGGGCGCGTGGCGCGTCCGGGTGCCGGACGCCCGCACGGACTCCGTCGGCCCGGACTGGACGACCGGCCGGGCCGCCGGCCGCGACCTCCCGCTGTCGGCGTTCCACGTCGCCTCGCCCGAGCAGTCGGCGAAGGAGATCGCGAAGGCGCTCGCCCGCGGCAAGAACCTGCTGCTCACCCCCGGCGTGTACGACGTCGACCGCAGCCTGGTGATCCGGCGCAGCGACACGGTGGTGCTCGGCCTCGGCCACGCGACCCTCACCGCCACGCGCGGAGCGACCCCGGTCGTCGTGGACTCCCACGCCCGCGGCGTCGTCGTCGCCGGGGTCACCATCGACGCCGGCACCGGCCTCTCGCGCAACCTCATGCGCATCGAGGGCGGGCGGGGCCACGGGCACGGCCACTGGCGGAAGGGCCGCACCACGACCCCGAGCACCACGCTCAACGATGTCTACTTCCGCGTCGGCGGTCCCCACGTCGGCAAGGTCGACACGGCACTGGTCGTCGACGCCGACGACGTCCTCATCGACCACATCTGGGTGTGGCGCGCCGACCACGGCGTCGAGGGCTTCACCGCCGGCGTCGCCGGCGACACCGACCGATGGAACACCAACACCGGGCGCGTCGGCGTGGTCGTCGACGGCGACCGGGTGAGGGCGACCGGGCTCTTCGTCGAGCACTTCCAGCAGGACAACACCGTCTGGAACGGCGAGGACGGCCACGTCGTGCTCTACCAGAACGAGCTGCCCTACGACCCGCCCTCGCAGGCGGACTGGACCCAGCCCGACGGCACGCTCGGCTGGCCCGGCTACCGGGTGACCGACCGGGTCACGCGCCACCAGCTCTTCGGCGGCGGGGTCTACGTCTTCAACCGCAACGACCCCTCGATCACCACCGAGAACGGCTTCGAGGTGCCCGAGCGCGACGGCGTACGCCTGCACCACGTGATGACGGTCAACCTCGACGCCGGCAGCATCGAGCACGTCGTCAACGGGGTCGGCGACCGCGTCGACAGCACCCGCTCCGGCACGCCGAGCTTCGTCGTCGACTACCCGGCAGTGGGCTGA